In the genome of Lathyrus oleraceus cultivar Zhongwan6 chromosome 4, CAAS_Psat_ZW6_1.0, whole genome shotgun sequence, the window catcaaaaaagcttcaaatgaaattttgtccaacatgaaagttgaagatctttctctcccatttctaaagagtccaagatcatgaatttatgatgagtggttaaggagttatgatcaaatcattgccaagtgtgcttgaaacttcaaaatgccatatcttttgaaccaagactccaatttgagtgcctctttttgcattgtgctcctcatgacatatattttccaaatcattcattacatggcatgaaattcaTTCACACAACCATTTGCTCATACATGCTAATTTTGAAGGGAAATTgccaaattcaaaattggttgatcCCATGAATATAATTccaattccaatgtgtgcatgggctgattttgaATGAATTTGGGCCCTCATttgttactgttcacgtgggattgccatgcatgaggtgaaatggtaatttgtgcatacaccttgTATCTTCCTAATCTTTCATTAACCTTGGCCTAATGATAATTTTAGAGTAATTAGGAGAgcatataaaagcttaattgCAACTGTCTTGGTCATGACACAAagtttcagatctagaaatccctcttcactctcaattttctcttcattgattttccaaaattttGCACACAACACCCtaattttcttgcataatcatgaacATGGAGTGCTACTGAGCATGATTCAACGTGTGTTTAGTGGAATCCCTCTCAAATTCGTGCATACCACAAGCTTGAAGGTGTTAATGGAAACTCcaaattgagctggattcaagTCATTTCATGAGCCATTTCTTGCATCAAACTTCCTTGGAGCTCAAAGCAAGTGGAACTGGACATTGCCAAGCCTTGGATACACTGTTTTCGCCAACTGCTCTTCAAACAAGGTGAGTTTCGACTTTCATTTTTCTCCATTTTGTGGCCATAGTCTTGTAGATTCTTGCTTGTTGATTaatctgatataaatttcatgtgaAATGGTTGAGTAATTGCTGAGTTATATGGAATTGAAAATTTGAATGTCAAAATGTTTGTCTTTGATTCTCTTAATCCATGGCTTGTTTTGATTAAATGATGATTGATCTGTGACCTATATGTGATAAGCTTTCGATTGGTGTGCTCATTGctgaaatctggaaaaaaattaTGAAGATCATCATTGTTCATCCACCGTCTCAACGAaggagacggtggtttccgcctTGGACCACCGCGTGGGAACAGTGTGAGCGCCCTCTACAATTAGTGCTAGGGTTTGCTGCGTCATATGCCACGCATGAGCTCGTTGGCAAAATGACTGGCCAGGATTCATTGACCGTTTCCACGCAACCTTGGACCTTGTTGACCAGGCGCCAACTCATTTAATGAGGGCGGCGtcgttttgatccttacctccttcgattcccagcgaaggctttcccattttctttttctgattTCCTTCACTAAGCAAAACGCAGGCGTTTTGACGCCTACAGGGATCGATTCCCACCTGCAGcattctttccattttcatttttaatACCATTTCCCATGTATTTCAcattatttcaattattttcttccaaattcaaaaatcATAATTAATTGAAAACAAGTCCAATTAATTCCAAGTTTTTTCCCACATGATCAtatggatgtctagtatttttatggagtgatttcatgattttatctcTTCTGGATTTTTGATTGTGTGGAATTACTTGAACATGTACACAATTATgccttgcctcattcaaattggtgtgaaatgctcaatacttgtccaaatgccatgaaattttactTGATGATTCacaacatgatgcatgatttgtgagattttatttggcattttttgcaaTTTCCTTCTTTGTTTGGGACACATGGACttaaggtgtgacaatgtgtgtcacacatttggatgttgatcttattcattttgATATCTATGCCAATTGATGTCCTCTGtttccaattttttgcatgataaATGTGTGTAATATGTTGAGCTTgcacaaaaagtttcatgattattggatgtgtttttgatttaatgtgcattttctcttCTTGATGATCAAGTGTGACCACCATTGTGTGTCTTTGCCTTCTCTTGCTCACTACATGGTTTTGCTTAATGCTTTTGGTTTGttcctttttaggacatgttcatgatgGAATAAATGTGATATATGTTGagaattggttgctgttttgactttttgccttacctttgaccctagccttggtgctagtggtttgtactcactgTTTTGGACTTTGTAtttcaggtttcaagcaattagccacattggttgatatgatctcatcacttgagatacaagttattttggttgactaaccttgctgttttgtaggtcttgtggatgatgaatcaatttagtttgcttgcatcttataccttgcattgatgttgtctgatgattggttgtctcactgttggacTTTCTATTTGATTTGTCTGAATACTATGCTGATTGTTaggttgtttacacaggtactttagtagctttaactcattgcttgagttgcttggctttgcttgtggttggcataccacctaggtaaccatcttattcttcatgtagtctggaagacctgttATCTTTGGgaggcacctgtctgaagccctccttaagaggcaatgtttgtgcttgtttatctttgtgccttgtaaTTCAAgccctcctaagtgaagaggcaattggcagatagaagggatgtgcaatccatcccctactattcagttgagtcattcatcttgctcgcactaggtgttgatgcattttgaataaacacccaagatccttgtatatagagtcagtcaagtggagtagggtcccacattctggatccccacactttcattgagtcaagctcacccaggcccgggttaagagctatgaggtcttatcctcattacctcttcatctgctcaccctgacggtcaatgtcagtggttaagagcctcagacaccctttcagttggcttgtttgtcgaggttgatatgaccccttgactaaagcccagccttgtatgagccacttgtttgcatatagcgtgtgatacctgttcacctgtgcTTGTGCTTGCTTACTTattgtttaggctagcttgcttcctgtgcgagttaggacctgattagagacctcaacatagggttcgtttgcatgacaacttttaggctcgagtcgtagtctccctattagtctgttatctccctagtctctggttaggatagaagtttttttcctgttaaggggaactacgtcgccctgatcctcataccagatgaggtacgaaggcaggagatgagctgatctctccgggcgccctttttgttttgttgggtgtgttttgtttcggcgtgcgttagccgaactacggcaactctgattctcatgttcagatgagatacgtaggcacgagatgcgatgtcttgtcgagtttgactaacaactaactttaatccttttctctcgcccccattgcgattgagaccttcccctttctcttgccctagttgaaatcgagacccttctgctttatgtgtgtgtttggagtgtgatgtaagtccagcgattggcagtcggtttcctgtttgcgttcctttgttcggagtctgatgtaagttcagcgattggcattcggtttcctgtttgcgtttctttgttcggagtcggatgtaagaccagcgattggcattccgcTTCCTCGTTTGCggttgtttgttcggagtctgatgtaagtccagcaattggcattcggtttcccgtttgttggtgtttcttttgtggagttggatgtaagaccagcgattggcattccatttcctgtcgtgtgtttgctttgacgtctcagcgtcttctttcagtgtttgtttggcgtgcgttagccgagctacgagtgctctgattcttctctagttagagaagatacgtatgcataggatgcgatatcctagcgagcacgttccccatatccgcttcttccgtctttcatctgtgttttattccagttctgtgcagtttttgagcagttatttagcaaccttattctattcttttcgagcgtggatcccgtcgagtacgacggatgcgtaggggtgctaataccttccctttgcataaccgactcccgtatctagcaatctctggttgtaagaccatttcctttccaggtttacttcgagcgtttcctttccctcctttgggataaataacgcacggtggcggctctgtgtcttttcccgccggtttttcgcgtaatgcgacagctggcgactccactagggacaaagagaagttgacctcttgctggtccatcttccctaagcgagtcaatcctagcgctctttagattagttttggttgcttttgctgctttatttattgcattcattattatgctgtgattgtatatatttgcatatgtgtttgcatgcatcatattatcattgtactggctgtgtatctgtttctctgttgggtggggagttacaagaggtaaaaggcccaatacccaggctatgagtgaactttaggacacctaggaatagagtgattcatgggaagcgggtggtatggcgccacttagcggaacatgatatcacgagcagttcagattctgatggggtattatcgttgcatacatctggtgtgtatatgatgatattcttgaaaggatcgtttatcctgcgtttctctcgaccttaccctggcctagatgacacccgtgagtggggagggaatgaatcattacaggtactattggtgacttctgtttagtcctgttggtgacttgattctaaagtatgggttccagatgaccttgggttccagatgaccttgATATGTGGTTTCCGGTTCCGAAGTCATGCCGAAGCTCTGATCATGTGCCTCGTGATGCACAACCAGCCAGTCAtagttgcatcatttgcatcatagcatgtttattttcaaaagaaagtaatgcaaaaaaaaatgaaaaaatgaatgatgaaaaatgcaaaaaaggaaaaaagttaacccgcatacgcatatcctttttcaggatcattcatgataaacagcatacacatcatacgcatcatacacatatcattcttgcattacaggtgttcttgaagagacttctcattctggttcctgttttaggcaggattgctgatcatcgtccgcaccgctacgctacaggactgaatcaacagagaagtatggatcaagttcaggctgagttggcagagatgagggctaacatgaCCCAATTTAtgagcatgatgcaaggggttgtgCAAGGTCAAGAGAAGCTCCGAGCTTtggcccagagacaggaagctgtgattccacctgTCAACCGTGCTTCGCTAGAGGGAGTCCCTGTTAATGACAATGTTGCTGCCATCATCCTCGTCCCTAActatgttgtgggtgatgagttgaggggtatcagaatcaacggacaacctattgctgcagagactgctaatgttagagcaacccgcgctccagttcgtcatcctgctccgttggttgacagataagaggatatgttcacgctcctcagtgatgatgatgaggtgggtaggactgaagagagggatagaaaagttgaCGCCCTTGTTGAGAAAATtcgtgccatggagtgtcagaactctttgggttttgatgtAACAAATATGGGACTGGTTGATGGGCTaaggatcccttacaaattcaaggcgccgtcttttgacaaatataatggcacttcttgtcctcgcacccatgtgcaggcttactacagaaaaatctccgcatatactgacgacgagaagatgtggatatactttttccaagacagcttgtctggagcgtccttggactggtacatggacctgaagagggagtctgttagaagctggagggatttgggtgaagcctttctgaggcagtataagcacaatatggacatggctccgagccgaactcagctgcagagtttgtgtcagaaatctggtgaaagcttcaaagagtacgcccagaggtggcgtgaactagccgcaagggtgcaacctccgatgttggagagagagctgactgacatgttcattggaaccctgcaggGTCTGTTCATGGACCATATGGGAAGTTGCCTGTTtggtagcttttcagatgttgtaaTCTGTGGAGAAAGAACGGAGAGTCTCATCAAAGTAGGAAAGATCCgagatcctggctcttcaagttcttccagttctaagaagccattttctggggcacccggaAGGGGAGAGGGTGGAACAAATGATGTACACCATCAGAGGAATGTGAACATAATACAATATCGTCAAgtcgctgctgtgactattccagcaactcaacctcaacaacagcaaagaagaccaactcagcaatatcaccatcaacaacatcgtcctcaacagcaggctaACCAACCTCGCAATGGTAATCAAGCTAGTAtgagtaatgagaggaagaagatcacttttgatctgattcctatgtcatacgcagaactgtatccctctttgatagagcggaactttattactcccagagacccactggctatacccgtcaaccctcggtggtggtataagcctgatcagcattgtgtgtatcattcgggtgctcctggccatgatgtggacaactgctttcagttgaagaataaggttcaagaccttatgagatcaggtattctgagctttgagggcgtaggtcccaatgttaatcgagcttgaagacgacaaatcccgggctggcgttggtttttcttctggggtcttcaacaaagaaggattgttcaagagtggaggttttatccacgcCGATCAGAGTGAAGAAGCTactgctattctggaagaagatacagaagatactgacatttgtcatccctggcgggatctgccacatttgggtcactgtggatgttcctacagtcatgCATAAGTCAGCataataatcactttgtttaaaaacccttctcccatgccaaaaggagaagtgatgacattgttggcaacatttgtgcaatgatattttcattcaataaaagcatgttaaaacatttgtttttccatttgttttcccttttcgcttttcaatgaaattggtgatcacaaaaaaccctaaaaacaagaataaaagcaatcttttcatctgcataatgattgccttgtttgatttccaaaaagcttttatattcaaaatcattatgcaggttgattcttaaacccattgaacataatgatccaactccatctcccaatcttgaattccctgtatttgaggcagaggaagatgatgttgaagagattcctgatgagattacccgtcttcttgagcacaaaaagaagatcattcagctgcgtcttgagaatcagcaaaacagtccAACTGGGGCActacaaatgtaataaaaaaaaaagggtgaaaaaaaatcaaaatcaaaatcaaaagaaacactacgccaaaaatgacttttaacagcgcatcttagacagcgcttttaaaagaaagcgctgtctaaggttaaaattaaaataaaacacggaaaatgttccaaaaaaataataaaagcgctgtctaagggggggtcttagacagcgctttctaaaagcgctgtctaagacacccccttagacagcgcttttagaaagcgcttttaaatatagaccttagtcagcgcttttgataaagcgctatctaaagtctttaaattaaaaaaaaaattaaaaccaaaagcgctgtctaaggggtATAGAAAGcgctttttcttcttcttcttataAATAGTTATATGCGCTAATTTATGAATAAGCCTTCAAAGAAAAGGCATTTTTTAACAATTTTATTTTGTTGTAAAAAAACGTTTTCCAAATATTAATCTAAAAATATTATATTGATAGATTATTTTTCAAAGAGTACCTTAAGGCTGATTTTTTTTTTAACAGTGATGAATATTTTGCAATGTCCTCGTCGTCGTCATCATCAATGAGCGTCTTGAAGCTAAAGACGGTGTCAGAAGCAAACCCTAACGACGCCGCGAAGAAGGCTGAGACGGTGGATCTCGGAAACGGAAGCGACGTCGTTTTCATTCAGAGGTTAATACCTTCCGAACAATCATGGAAATGGTTCCATTACCTCGACAACCACATCCCATGGACCAGACCCACCATTCGCGTCTTCGGTAAATCGTTCCTCCAGGTTTCCCTCTCTTCATTTCAACCCTCCCCAAATTCTGGGTTCCCTACAAAATTTCATCTTTCTCTTCATTCACCTTTCAAATCAATGCTCCTAATTATTAATCCCAATTTGTAAATTTTGTTGTTATGTAATTATATGCAGCCTCGAGACACTTGTTATGTTGCATCTTCAGGATTGACTGAGTTGAGTTACAGTGGATACCAGCCACATGCATATTCATGGGATGATTATCCACCGCTTAAAGACATCTTGGATGCTGTAAGGGTTATTTATAATCTGCATTAATTGTTTGTTAATGAGTTTTTTACTTGTGTTTGTTGATGCTACTTTGGTACCCGTTTGGATTAGTTTTTAGCTTATAGAATTTTCTCAATCAAAATAAGTTTTATGGTTTTTTGCATAGAGATAAGTTCTTCTGAGCCTGTTGAAGTTTATAGAGAAGCTAAGTAAAAGTGCATTTGAAAGTGAGATGTAGAAGCTAACTTTAGTAAAAGCCTCTTTGGTTGACTTATTTAAGTTTATTTACTTGGCACAAACACGGGTGAAACTGTTTGGAAGAGCTTATAGAAACAATTTTGACGTGTCCATAAATTATCTTCAGCTTATTTCTAGAAGCTCTGCAGAATTGCTTATATAAAAACAACTTGTATATACAGTAGAATATTATGGCTGAAGTTGATCCGTAGGCGACCCCACTTAATGGGATAAGGcttttttattgttgttgttataaAATTAGTTTATATATAAGCGCTTATGCGATAAGTTTTATACTATAAGCACttactgttgttgttgttataAAATTAGTTTATATATAAGCGCTTATGCGATAGgttataatttttaaatttaaatttattttttaatctATTGGTTGTTAACTTTGCTAAATAAATAAAAGGAAGTTATATTTCATTTATTGTTATTTAGGGTAGTAAATTGAATTGGTGATAGCGCTGGTTCTTGTTGTACATTCTTCTTATTTTTTTAATGTGTTTACGATTCGGTGGTTGAAACGTTGCCGCATGAGTTTCTAAGGTCTGGCGTGAGCATTAATGAGGAACTATTACTTTTTTGAAATGGACCAATCTTATGCTCAATGGCTTTTCTTCTTTTTAAGTTTTTTTCTTCTCTTTCAGAGTCACACATTAAATGTGATGTAGTCTTGACAAATTATTATATAACTTTATTTATGATAGGTTTGGTACTTTGAATTTATAATAAGTGATTCTTTTTAAGGGTATATTTTACAAAATCAGTGTCACACTCAATGTGATAACACTTGTTTAAGCTGTGTTAATTTCAACAAATTTTCAAGAACAATGGTAATCTGTGTATGGATAGGAGGTCTCTGATGGGCATTCAATTATTATACCCCAGCAAGTGTGAATTGGTTGTTGTATTTATTGCTTAGATAGTCTTAGAGTTATTTTGGCCCTTGGATAAGACCTTATAACACACGTGTTTCTTTTGATAGTAAACAATTATGAATACATGTGAAACTATTTTAGCCAAGATACAGAAATGTTTAGTAGAGATTAGCAAGGAGATTAGGCTTAATTGCGCAACAGTGGACATGTAGCTGATGTCCTGAATATAGTTCGTCTCATACCTGTTGTTGTTGTAATGTAGATTGCTATGTTGAAAAACTCGTGTAAAACTGCAATCAAGGAATTGAAGCATTGGATGACTCCGGAAAAGGTAATGTTTTAAGTGAAGTTGTTACACTGACATTATTTTGTCATTATTCTTTTCATTAATCACAGGAATTCACCCTTTAATGCAGGTCCAAACATCCCTCACTACATTTCCTGCTTCAGCTGAAATAGTGTCTGAACCACTCGGAGTTGTGTTGGTCATTTCTGCATGGAACTATCCATTTTGTATGTTAAAATGTTtatcttttatttgtttgtatTGACTTATTTAAACTTATGTACTAACATAGACATTTGTGAAATTGTTTGGGATGTTCATAGGCTGTTTTCAACTTGTTTTTATATGTTCATAGGCTGTTTTCAACTTGTTTTTATATGTTCTCCATGACAGCTTATGAAGATGGCATAGCATTTTTGAAAATAGTGACTTTATCTGTTATTATAATAGTAGTTAGTACACAACTGTTTATATGATAAGCACTAATGTTATATTGCATTATCTCTGTTTTTTCAGTGCTGTCACTTGATCCAGTTATTGGAGCTATTGCAGTCGGTAATGCTGTCGTCTTAAAACCATCAGAAATTGCTCCAGCCACATCAGCATTGCTTGCAAATGCTTTGACGTTAGCTTAACTGAGATAAATTTTAGGCTATATATGGAAGTCTGTCTTGCACGCCCTTAAAGACGGTCCTGAGAATTTCTCATGTTTTTTTAAGCGATTTTGGATTAAGCTGTGAAAATGtgttttgattgatttttgaAGAATGGAGAAGCCAAATCTTGGAACACCGGCTGGGAAAGCGAAGTTGATGGGAACATTAAGTGGAATTGGTGGTGCAATGATCCTAACTTTATATGAAGGCAAAAGATTATTTAACTTATCATTGCACATTGACTTGCTGCAAAATGCTACATCAACAACACATCATTCCCCTGCTGGTTCTCATGTTTGGGGACTCATGCTAGCTTTAGGCACTGCTCTCAGTTTCTCATTATGGTTTATAACACAGGTAGTTACAATTTCTAACTTAAATTTTACTATACAAAAATGTTGAAAACACTGTTTTCTTGTTTATAACATTATGAATATGGATAAACGCAGTCGAAGATGAGTCAGAATTTTCCGTGGCATTATTCAATTGCGGCGTTAACCTCTATAATGGGTGCAATTCAATCTTTTATATATGCTATTTGTACTGAGAGAGATTGGAGCCAGTGGAAGCTTGATTGGAATTTGAGACTTTTGACAGCAGCTTCCGCGGTACGAAAATTCATACCATATCATACATTAGTACTTGTTTGGTATGACAGTAGATTTAACAGAATCATAGTGTTTCTGATAAATTCACCGTGAAACTTATGTGACATTaattggtttgttttgtagggtaTATTGGCCTCTGGAGTGTGTTTTGTTCTGTTGGCTTGGTGTGTGGGCATGAAAGGACCCTTGTATGTGTCTGCTTTTAACCCTCTAATGCTTGTTCTTGTGGCCTTCATTTCTTCGTTCGTATTGAACGA includes:
- the LOC127136114 gene encoding DNA oxidative demethylase ALKBH2-like — protein: MKDLCTNKRRIKGSERVNLGRNISAFIQPKPSSEKVTSKKNVSAITQLLPQKQKDPGTFTVPCTIGDTYRLFFKEYLKADFFFNSDEYFAMSSSSSSSMSVLKLKTVSEANPNDAAKKAETVDLGNGSDVVFIQRLIPSEQSWKWFHYLDNHIPWTRPTIRVFGKSFLQPRDTCYVASSGLTELSYSGYQPHAYSWDDYPPLKDILDAIAMLKNSCKTAIKELKHWMTPEKVQTSLTTFPASAEIVSEPLGVVLVISAWNYPFLLSLDPVIGAIAVGNAVVLKPSEIAPATSALLANALTLA
- the LOC127136115 gene encoding WAT1-related protein At1g68170, with the translated sequence MEKPNLGTPAGKAKLMGTLSGIGGAMILTLYEGKRLFNLSLHIDLLQNATSTTHHSPAGSHVWGLMLALGTALSFSLWFITQSKMSQNFPWHYSIAALTSIMGAIQSFIYAICTERDWSQWKLDWNLRLLTAASAGILASGVCFVLLAWCVGMKGPLYVSAFNPLMLVLVAFISSFVLNEYITVGSLTGAALIVCGLYMLLWGKSKEARKMDNMNGIASENV